From a single Eleginops maclovinus isolate JMC-PN-2008 ecotype Puerto Natales chromosome 18, JC_Emac_rtc_rv5, whole genome shotgun sequence genomic region:
- the LOC134880095 gene encoding ras-related protein ORAB-1-like isoform X1, producing MMNPEYDYLFKLLLIGDSGVGKSCLLLRFADDTYTESYISTIGVDFKIRTIDMDGKTVKLQIWDTAGQERFRTITSSYYRGAHGIIIVYDVTEQESFNNVKQWLEEINRYACENVSRLLVGNKSDLISKKVVDLSTGQDLASSLKIPFLETSAKSSDNVERAFLTMASEIHKRVATEGAGMQAKSKEARAQSAKINSAPLWLGGEKQTPEASNCC from the exons ATGATGAATCCTGAATA TGACTACTTGTTCAAACTTCTTCTAATCGGTGACTCTGGAGTCGGAAAGTCGTGTCTGCTGCTGCGCTTTGCG GATGACACCTACACTGAGAGCTACATCTCCACCATCGGAGTGGACTTCAAGATCAGGACCATCGACATGGACGGGAAAACAGTGAAGCTTCAGATT tgggACACAGCAGGTCAGGAAAGGTTTCGAACCATCACCTCCAGCTACTACAGGGGAGCTCACGGCATTATCATCGTCTACGACGTCACTGAGCAG gagtccttTAACAACGTCAAGCAGTGGCTGGAAGAGATCAATCGCTACGCCTGTGAGAACGTCTCCAGGCTGCTCGTGGGAAACAAGTCGGACCTCATTAGTAAGAAAGTGGTGGACCTCTCCACTGGGCAG GACCTGGCCTCCTCTCTGAAGATCCCCTTCCTGGAGACGAGTGCAAAGAGCTCTGATAACGTGGAGAGGGCTTTCCTCACCATGGCCTCCGAAATCCACAAGCGCGTGGCCACTGAGGGAGCGGGGATGCAGGCGAAGTCCAAAGAGGCCAGGGCCCAGAGTGCCAAGATCAACAGCGCCCCCCTGTGGCTGGGGGGGGAGAAGCAGACGCCGGAGGCCAGTAACTGCTGCTGA
- the LOC134880095 gene encoding ras-related protein ORAB-1-like isoform X2 produces the protein MMNPEYDYLFKLLLIGDSGVGKSCLLLRFADDTYTESYISTIGVDFKIRTIDMDGKTVKLQIESFNNVKQWLEEINRYACENVSRLLVGNKSDLISKKVVDLSTGQDLASSLKIPFLETSAKSSDNVERAFLTMASEIHKRVATEGAGMQAKSKEARAQSAKINSAPLWLGGEKQTPEASNCC, from the exons ATGATGAATCCTGAATA TGACTACTTGTTCAAACTTCTTCTAATCGGTGACTCTGGAGTCGGAAAGTCGTGTCTGCTGCTGCGCTTTGCG GATGACACCTACACTGAGAGCTACATCTCCACCATCGGAGTGGACTTCAAGATCAGGACCATCGACATGGACGGGAAAACAGTGAAGCTTCAGATT gagtccttTAACAACGTCAAGCAGTGGCTGGAAGAGATCAATCGCTACGCCTGTGAGAACGTCTCCAGGCTGCTCGTGGGAAACAAGTCGGACCTCATTAGTAAGAAAGTGGTGGACCTCTCCACTGGGCAG GACCTGGCCTCCTCTCTGAAGATCCCCTTCCTGGAGACGAGTGCAAAGAGCTCTGATAACGTGGAGAGGGCTTTCCTCACCATGGCCTCCGAAATCCACAAGCGCGTGGCCACTGAGGGAGCGGGGATGCAGGCGAAGTCCAAAGAGGCCAGGGCCCAGAGTGCCAAGATCAACAGCGCCCCCCTGTGGCTGGGGGGGGAGAAGCAGACGCCGGAGGCCAGTAACTGCTGCTGA